The segment TTTGTCAAATTTGGCATTATCTTGACCAATTAAATTTTCAAAATATTTTATATGTTTTGTATCCATTTTATCCCCTTATCTACCTAAAAGTCTATTATAATATCTATTATAATTTGTAATCTTAGCCCCATCAAGCTTCCAAAATACCGTATCTATATCTTTGATTCTTGTATAAAATGGCACCTCATAATAGCTAATCTCACCGGTCTTAAAGCTTTGTAAAACTTCAAAGCTACCACAATCAGCAAATACAGCTTCCCCATCAAGTGCGATAAATATCAGCCCAGCTGCATTTTGCGCACACATTTTGCGAAAATCTGCCTTGCTTGGGTTTGGCTTATACTCATAGCTTAGATAGGCCGCTACGATATCAGGATGAATAAAGGTGATATGGCTAAAACTCTTAGTAACTTGATCATAAATTTCTTTATTTGGAGTGATTATCAAAGATCTATTATACATGTAATTTAGTATCACTTCATCGCCAGCTTGTGGCAAGATAGTAGGCAATGGGAGCGCTGATTGTTTTAGCTCATTAAATACTTCAAATCTCAAATTTGCGTATCCGTCCTTTTTTTGTGTGACTACAGCACGGGCTATTATGGTTTTGCTACCATCGTTTAATTTATGCATCACAACGCCGCTTGAACCAACTATGAAGCTATCATTATCTAAGATTGTAGCGTTACCATTA is part of the Campylobacter lanienae NCTC 13004 genome and harbors:
- a CDS encoding plasminogen-binding N-terminal domain-containing protein — translated: MKKIAFLLLAICSLSFAAKFDLKPSYNLILNTNNGNATILDNDSFIVGSSGVVMHKLNDGSKTIIARAVVTQKKDGYANLRFEVFNELKQSALPLPTILPQAGDEVILNYMYNRSLIITPNKEIYDQVTKSFSHITFIHPDIVAAYLSYEYKPNPSKADFRKMCAQNAAGLIFIALDGEAVFADCGSFEVLQSFKTGEISYYEVPFYTRIKDIDTVFWKLDGAKITNYNRYYNRLLGR